A genome region from Setaria italica strain Yugu1 chromosome III, Setaria_italica_v2.0, whole genome shotgun sequence includes the following:
- the LOC101781058 gene encoding protein ENHANCED DOWNY MILDEW 2, with the protein DNCKYKQHQCSACGLLGSSDLSSGAEVFKCKNYACGHFYHPKCISELRHPDSKHQASLFEQNVAAGLKFLCHVHKCSACHGKENKDDKNMQFAVCRLCPTTYHWKCLPSDIPFEAKEDPNGYIFQRAWDGILRDQTLIYCMKHEIVKEPGIPRRKLIIFPDAKNPLGPLLYTLLVLCTWHPRPAPAMKVSERISKTQDTVLDL; encoded by the exons GACAACTGCAAGTATAAGCAACATCAGTGTTCTGCTTGTGGATTGTTGGGGTCTTCAGACTTGTCATCAGGAGCTGAG GTATTCAAATGTAAGAACTATGCATGTGGGCATTTTTACCACCCTAAGTGTATTTCCGAACTGCGGCACCCTGATAGCAAACACCAGGCCTCCCTTTTCGAGCAGAATGTTGCTGCTGGACTGAAATTCCTGTGTCATGTGCATAAATGTAGTGCATGTCATGGAAAAGAGAATAAGGATGATAAGAATATGCAGTTTGCAGTATGCAGGCTCTGCCCAACAACGTACCACTGGAAGTGTTTGCCCAG TGATATCCCCTTTGAAGCAAAGGAAGACCCCAATGGCTACATATTTCAAAGGGCGTGGGATGGCATTCTTCGTGATCAAACTCTGATATACTGCAT GAAGCATGAGATCGTTAAAGAGCCAGGAATTCCCAGGAGGAAACTTATCATCTTTCCTGATGCCAAAAAtcctttaggcccc CTCTTATACACACTCCTGGTGCTTTGCACGTGGCACCCCAGGCCGGCCCCAGCTATGAAAGTCAGCGAGAGGATCAGCAAAACCCAAGACACTGTCTTGGACTTGTGA